The Candidatus Sulfotelmatobacter sp. genomic sequence GAAGCTGACCGCCCCTGCCCGCGTCTCGACGGTGAGATCGCGCTCGGCGCGGTCGACCGCCGCTTCGATCGCGGCGTCCGCCCGCTTCAGGCGCCGGGCGAGCAAAGCGAGCCGGGCGGCATCGAGCCCCTCGCGCGCCAACTCGGGCATCAGCGCACGCAGGCGGGCGCGGGTGAAGCGCGGGTCGCGGTTGGAGGGGTCCTCGGCATAGCCGATCTCCGCCGCCCGCAACGTAGCGATCAGCCGCGATTTGGGAATCTCGAGCAGCGGGCGGAGGAGCATTGTCATTCCGGGGCGCTCGCGCAGCGAGCGAACCCGGAATCCAGAGCCCACGGATGGGCGTTGCTTGGTCGCCCTGGATTCCGGGTCCGGCCCTTCGGGCCGTCCCGGAATGACGGAAACTCTTTGCATTGCCCCCAACCCGGCGAGCCCGCTGCCGCGGCTCATGCGGATCAGCACCGTTTCCGCCTGGTCGTCGAGCGTATGCGCCGTGAGCACGAAGGGCGCGCCGGCTTCGTGCGCCGCTCTTCCGAGCAGCGCGTAGCGCGCGGCGCGCGCCGCCTGCTGCAGCCCGGTCGTGGGCTTCCGGCCGGTCCAGCGCAAGGTGCGATGCGCGATCTTGAGTTGGCGCGCGAGCCGCGCCACCGCCGCCGCTTC encodes the following:
- the tilS gene encoding tRNA lysidine(34) synthetase TilS translates to MPTDTPVSAREAQTLFGDLWSAPALVLAVSGGADSTALMLLAARWRSARKAGPKLIVVTIDHGLRPEAKREAAAVARLARQLKIAHRTLRWTGRKPTTGLQQAARAARYALLGRAAHEAGAPFVLTAHTLDDQAETVLIRMSRGSGLAGLGAMQRVSVIPGRPEGPDPESRATKQRPSVGSGFRVRSLRERPGMTMLLRPLLEIPKSRLIATLRAAEIGYAEDPSNRDPRFTRARLRALMPELAREGLDAARLALLARRLKRADAAIEAAVDRAERDLTVETRAGAVSFEARRVAGLPDEVALRLLGRAIGALGDEGPVELAKLETLKSALDAAQTGENQPFRRTLAGALVTLAGGQILVERAPPRRGRRLTTRRSVEAKRAKAR